Within the Arachis duranensis cultivar V14167 chromosome 10, aradu.V14167.gnm2.J7QH, whole genome shotgun sequence genome, the region cttattcttgtagataggtaccaaggtactttttctccactcatcaggcatcttctttgaccttaaaatttcattaaaaagcttggttaaccagttaATGCCTTTCTCTCCAAGgtccttccaaacctcaatcgggatattatcaggtctTATTGTTCTGCTATTTTTCATCTactttagagcctcttttatCTCAAAGTCTTGAATCTTttgatagtagtcaaagttttgatcttcttttcttatgcataatcgaccaagactcggaagagtcttctgtctTTCATTAAATAATtcgtaaaagtaattttttcgcttttcattaatcttctctttTTAAACTAGTATCTCtccatctttattttttatatacttaaCCTGATTGAAATCTCTAGTTGTAAATAGAATGTTAGATATTTCAAATGGTAAcattaacatatataaatacaCACTTGTGACTTATCCGAGTCAGGAAACAACACTGCTACATACTATTAATTCTATTCATACATAGCAAAGCACTtacatatataaacaaaatGATCGATGGAGAcaacttttttgaaaaaaataaccaAAACCTTCAATAGAAAAATGAGGTTATTACAATGCATTTAAAACTAATTAAGGATCGATAAATAGAGATGAGGACCACAATATGAAGCCtaataaatatctaaaatttattaattaccaGCCACTTGTACGTACGTActcattataaattaattaagtgatgagaataatataaaataagatataaacAGTTGAGAATATTTCCACAAATAGATGAGTGGTCGTTAAAATATTGGCACTGGCCACCATACCCAACATCAACTCTTCCACCACTCCTATTTTTGGTTTgagaaaactaaaagaaatttAGCACAACGAGAAAGTACAGCCAAAAAGGACGTGATGgaaatattagaaaataaaatgagtgtCAGTCTTTTGGATTACTGAATCCATAAAAAAGTATTAGGTCTTGTTTCTTCGATAAGtgtcttttatatttatgtgaAGTGTTAAATCCAATATCAACAAATGTTAATCCTCTTTGCAATTCAATGAAGAAATAATGCATGGGTTTGGTTTAAAgtttaaacaatatatataatgatttatttttaaatactttttaatttaaaatgttCGATTtagactttaaaatttaaattttaaaatttaaaatttaagatttagttaagatattttactttttattttttatctttaataacaagttaatttttaaaaaatattattttttattttttttaaaggtagATACTACAATGAAGATTTTATAACTGTTTTcatgtgaaaatattttttttatctttggatGATAAATtgtataattagattttaatatttataaaaaatattgtctttatttaaaatgtgactaaataaataaatcacacttttaaaCAAAGCATTTTCATAAAAAGATGTTTTTGTCGTCTTCATTTGAattgttgcttttttttttaaatgcattAGTATTCACCTTAATATATAATCaatcatttttgttttaaatttacgCGCGCCTCTTCTTCATCCATGTTGTtgcagcttcttcttctcttttttcttctcctatgttGTTGTTGcttcctctttttttctttctcctttatCCTCATCTTTCTCTTTCGTTATCATAATCTTTGTCAtcacctcttcctcctccttctcctactcctcctcctcctttttcatttaaatttcttcttctcctttcctttcttcctctttcttttctatcgtcatcatcatcgtcattatcatgcatcatcattatcattattgttattatcatcatcgtcgtcttcttcttcttcttctcctttttcctcatctttctcttttattattgtcGTCACTACTACTACGccccacctccatctcctcctcctcttccttttcctcttctttcttttctcatttCAATTTCTTcgacctcctcctcctcctcctcctcctcctcctccatcatcattattatcatcatcgtcGTCTTCTTCTTATATGTATAACAGTTCAAAtccaaaatacaccaaaatttcTTAATGATGGCGACACATAAACAAACTCAGTTCAAAACAAGTTTAGACCAAAAGTgcattttattgaaatttagaatgcaccaaaattaaatccaaaatgcaccaaaattacttaatgatgacGATACATGAACAAACTTGGTTCAAAATAAGTACAGACCAAGTGCACCTTATTTAAATCTAAAATGtaccgaaattacttaatgatgacGACATATAAACAAACCCAATTCAAAACAAGCACACACAAAAAATGCGCCTTATTTAAATCCACAATGCACCAAAATTTACTTAATGATAACTTAaaactcctcctcctccttcttcttcttttcttattcatctttttctttcttattttatcttctcattattcttcttattttactcgcttaacaagaataaaaacaaaacaaaaatcaaacaaagaagaaggagaaacacataatgctgcaaaattactagGAAGATAATGAACCTACATTCATTTAGCTAAATAAGATTGTAATATATACATTACAAAAATATTCATTCAAGTCTAATATGAGAAGCAATGCtcttaaaagaagaaataaaagtaacagaaaaaaaaaaaagaagaaaaaaatgcagcattaaagAATATGTTTTTGTGCTTTTGTAGTAAAATATTGTTGTAAAAACTTAGAAATTGATgtgttattattaaaaaattttggtattatttgttttgataaattttgcataattcaaaattctttctcttctttctcttcatcttctgttgttttttcttctttttcatttttttttcttatttcatttttttcataattctttttgttttactcttttaagaggaaaaaaaaatcaatgctgcaaaattcttagaaagaaaaggagaaaaaaaggcACAGTAATAATAATAGCAATAAAAAAACGATGAGAAGAAAACAtacaaagaaaaaggagaaatgtgtgaagaagaagaaggaaacatatgaagaaaaaaaaaacacaaaaaaaagaaagatataaaCGTTCATATTTACGTTAGTAGTAGAAGAGTTAAAACATATATTCACGTTTTTattaaagaaattgatttttgttggatttaaatcaatttaattaagtttgattgtcaaaaaaatttaaatgtataacaaaaaaaactattttaggATTGAGTTTTGTGGATATAAacgattttattaaaaagatagTCACAATCGTAATAATGTAGATATtcctaattaatttgaatagaCCCCCTCTTATAGATGATGATacatatgctttttttttttaaagtagttAATAGTCGAATgacttaatttattattaattaagccAACTTGCATcctttcttaattaatttttttatagtacaAAAGAAATACACTTATGTTACTAACGAATTCAGGattataatttgtttttgtttctattctatGGATACCCCTATCCTATTGTCCCGAGCTTTTATACAgacaaataataaaacaaatttcTATCTTAAAGTTTACTATCTTGGATGTATCTTTATAAATTCATGCATGGTAAAGACATGCATATGGATGATGGATCAGCGCAAGATTTTTGTTTGTTAATAGATAGAACCGTTACCCAGTGAGCAAGTGGAGAAAGAGAGACGTGCataatataattgtttttaaaatataataaataaagaaatattaaacaatatagaataaaaatttatactctatatgttataataatataaaattttacagaaaaaaaagaagaaaaagaagataaaaaatcaattttaatcctTGCCAATCTAAGCTTAGTCTTTGATGAATATTTGCATAATCGCATGCAGTTGcctttatgtaaaattaataattaaaaattattaaataataatttaatcaaatatataaaattatctaataacTTTTAAGTATCAAATCATCGAAAAATAATTGTATATCAAATTCTAccattttcatatttattatgTTTGAGTTCTACTACCTTAATTTAAGATAATTAAACTCTCATTTTAACACactatttaattttagattttaaattgaatatatatagattaagatcttttaaaataaaaagttgatcCATTCAGGAATTAATTactcttaaattaaaataataagacacacattttacaaaaattaaaaaattaataataattaatattttattttaagataaagtattaaattgatcTTCTACATTTGAGCATAATTCTGTTTTGATctttaaggtttaaagtgtcttatttgaatacaaaaaaatttcatttaacttGAATGTAGTCCATTAtaaggtcaaagttaaataattaatgaaatgtCTTACATAACAGCAGTAATTTTGACAAAGACACAAAATCAATTGtgtatcaatacatttatttatcatttttcttataatttaaatgaaatattttctacATAACTAAAGTGAacgataaataaatgtattgatacaTCCACAGTTTATGTCTTTGGAATTTATACTTGTTTTCCAAATTATCGACCTTGTTCTTATACTGCtatttcgttaattatttaactttgatctCACAGTAAaactacattaaaattaaataatttttttagattcaaaCAAGACACTTTAACATTAAATACTAAAACAGGATTAcactttactttttattttattattttaccaacttttttactctctttctctctatatatatattcacctatatatatgtatatatatttaaaaaagaaaagtggAGGGGTCCAGGCAATGGTATTGGATGTTGGAGTGTATTTCCATTATCACTTGTACGCTTTTCTGTGCGAGCGTGTGCAGTGTTTCTCTCTTGCTTCTTATTCTTCCGGCATGTTTATGCTTCCAATCTAATGGGCTTTCTTCTTACTCTCCGTTAGATTTCTATTCCACATCTATGTACCTCTCTCTaacctttctcttcttcttcttagtcTGAACTGTTTACTGTCTTTCAGTCTTTTCTACTCAAATCTATTCTACTTTACCTTTTTGTGTTCCTTTTTATGCTGCTGCTGCTACTGGGTGCTATATATGCATCATGCATGCTTTTCTGCATCTGGGTATTGtgtttgtatttgtatttgtatttgtatttgtgTTCCGTATGTATATATAGTCCACTCTATATGCTTTTTCTGTTGTCTCCTTACTTGTTTGTTCCTTTCTTTGATTGTAActctcttctctcctcttcttttgTCATCTTCTACTTATTTTCACTCTTTTGTCACCTTTCAAGCATTCAAATCTTCTGCTTTTACTGTTTCTGTATTATTAGACTGATTAGTTTTGGATATTGAAATTCTGGTTTTGATGTGAAGAATATTCTGTTTCCTTCAAACCCTCTTTTGTGGTTGTATATGTTCAAGAGTAAGACTAGATAAACACGATAGGAAATTAGAATATGCTTTTAATGCAGTTTATCTATCCCcttttgtcttttttattttgggggAAAATTGTTATTTCAAAACTTTATGTTGGTTTGTTGTTTCTGATCCTGAGATTCTTATTGTTTGTGTGATCCTAGAAATCATCTTTTGGATCGATTCGAACGGTGTATATGGCGAAGCAAAGTGTTTATCCTAATAAGGAACATGAAGGGATTGCTCACAATTCTTCAGGGCCCTGGTGGAGTCTCTTTGGATCTCAATATGGGGAATCTTGTGGCCAAATGAAACCCTTTTCACTGGAGATTCCTAACTATGTTGATCAAATTGACACCGGCAAGCAATCGGCGAGAGGAGCTGAAAACATATCTGGGAAAGGACATACAACTCAGTTTACCATCTTTCCAGGTATTTCAATTGTGTTCTAAACCAAACTGTGAATAGTTAATTGATAAATGAATATATAAAGCTGTGGATAGTTTGGGAAACCAAAGACAAATTAGAGAATATTCTTTTCTATTAAGCCGCGGATGGTTAGAAAGTACTTTGGAGTGCATCTTTTCTAAGGTCACATGGTTAGATAGCTCTGATATGAGGAcctttttttgttgttaagttAAATTATTTGTTAAGGCATTAGTGAAGCTTCTTGTTATGAATGGCGGGTCACAACTAATGCAAGGGAATGGATTTTTCATTTGAAATCTGAAGACTTTAAGATAACCTTTCAAGAGGGTTTACTGATATCAAAGTGAAATCGTGTTCTGCTTAGTGACTAGTATTTAAACTGGAGAAAAATTCATTACCTCAAAAGGGATGGTAATCTCTTGAAAAATCTAGTTTGCCCTCATTGCAATATCTTGCCAGGTGGACCGAAAAGGTGTCGTGTACAGATTGGCTGAGCTTTTAAGTGAAATGGCAATGTATCTCTACTAGTTAAAGATGGATCCAGAACATactaacaaaattcataatctAAGGATATGTTTGGTTAGCGGGTAAAAAATAGGTAGAATTTTCCTAGATGAGTTTGATTTGTAAAATTACACATGGAGCTCATCCATGAAAAATTTCACCTCATTTTTACCCTCTAACCGAACATACCTTAGAATAGAGACTTCATCAGTTGGAACATATTCTCCAAGAGGCTTTCATTTACATAGTGGCAGAAACAGAGAGAGGATGAAGTTGAACTACTAGTGAGTAATCATGGACGAAACACTAAAAACTTTTCTCTATAATGATTTCCATAAAGTATGAAGCTAAATGATCTTCCAGAGTTGAGTAATTGATTTCTTTAAATAATCAGACAAAATCTgatactctttttcttttctcccccttttggtATTTTGAagcaacaattttttttgttcactTTAGAAAAGAGACTTCAACTTTCATGTGTATAACCATccaaatgtttctttttcagatGATTGTAAAATGCCATGTGGTGCACAAAAGCCTCAAGCAGCCATATCTCTGCAGTCACCACTTGCTGATACTAACACTAGATTCGAGCTAGGATTCAACCAGCCAATGGTAATAGTTCTCACAAAAACAaccacttttatttatttattttttgtcgaCATGATTTGCTTATGCTTGGTATCTTTCCATTTATAGATCTGTGCAAAATATCCATATATGGATCAAATTTATGGGCTCTTCTCACCTTATGGACCTCAAATTTCGGTTTGTCGTTACTTCAGCGCGCTTCTTAATCTATAAAACCATGCCTTTTCTTTCAGTTTTGATTTCTTGATGCATTGTATGCGAGTCTTTCACTTCCTACTAATACATGTATGCATCACCTGTAATAATCTAGGGACGCATAATGCTGCCACTTAGCATGACATCCGATGATGGACCAATTTATGTGAATGCTAAGCAGTACCATGGAATCATCAGACGCCGGCAGTCCCGTGCCAAAGCTGTACTTGATAACAAATTGACAAAACGTCGCAAGGTAGGTTCCTCACCTCTAATGTCCTCATTGGCATTTAAACTATTTGCAGTGATAGCATGGTTTGAACAAATGAATCAAAAAGTGCTGCATTATCATTTTTAAAGTGCAGGGAAAATATCATGTTATATGGAGCTTAATATAGAGATAATAAGACTAATATTGTAGACATAATAAGGAGGTTTTTATTGATTGACCCAAGTACTTAATAGGATAAAACTGTAAATTAATGCACTAGATTTTAGATATAAAGTTGATGTAGTGCATATTCTAGAAGAGATCATAGAATCTCATTTTAGATGGTTTTGGTATATTTGGGGGTGGTTTCTAGAAGCTTCAAGTGAAAAGGTAGATTAGATGGAGTGTAACTCAATGTTGGAATTAGAAAATAGGATGATTGATTTGAGATGAAGTACTTATATAATAAGCTGAAATTTATCTAATGAATATAATTTTATCATTAAGGCATTTTCTATTAAGAGATCCAAGCTATAGTGAGATTATGGTCTTGTTATTTGATTAAGATACACCTAGGGTAGTGGTGATGTCAAACCTCAACATGTGTATTCCTTTGTGAAATTGTATTGTGTTTTTTTATAGTTATCTTTATGTTGTACAGCCATATATGCATGAATCACGTCATCTCCATGCAATGCGGCGACCAAGAGGATGTGGCGGTCGCTTCTTGAACACGAAGAATTCCGATGATCAAAATGATAAAAGTGGAAACAAAGTGATCAAAGCTCTTGGCGAACAGTTGCAATCTTGTGGCTCTCAGAGTTCTGAAGTGCTGCAATCTGAGGTTGGAACTCTGAATTCTTCAAAAGAGACTAATGGAAGCAGTCCGAATATTTCCGGGTCAGAGGTGACTAGCATGTATTCACGCGGAGGTCTCGATAGTTTTGCTATCAGTCATCTTGGTTCTGCCGTCACTGTCCACTCTCTAGTGGACATGATAGACGGCGGGAGGGGCATGAATATGATCATGCCCCCCAAATGGGTTGCAGCAGTTGGTGGCAATTGCTGCAACCTTAATGCTTGACTACCGGCAAGGACACGTGGGCTTGGTGCAATGTTGTACCAAACCCCTTCCTTGCTGCGGCCAGATGAAGAAGCTATGTTCCAGTTTCATGTTGACTGTGACAAGTTTCGTACAGCGGCTCGTCCCAATTGTCTGGTCGAAGGCAATCCATCCTTGGCTCAAATTTTACCTATGGTTACTGTCTTTGTCTATCTGCAAGGACTGTCTTGGCATGTGTGCTAATGGCTTGACATCCTGAGACGGAAGACAATGGTGATATCTTTGGCTCTATACTTAAAATAAAAGTGTGAATTTTCTAGTTTCATGTGTGGTTTTAATGATGTGTTTATTATGGATATCCGACTTTGTGGTGCATACTTTGGCATGTGAGTGATCTTTGTTATTGAAATAAAGCATTGGTCTGGATTTCCTCTATTGACCAATGTTGAATGTTGATCATCTTTAGCATTTGGATCTGTTAAAGTTCGTTCATGTGATCCCACTTCCATTTGCATCGCCAAGAGACTGTAGCAAATGCATCATCTACAAACACAGTAAATTCTTTGGGC harbors:
- the LOC107471350 gene encoding nuclear transcription factor Y subunit A-10 isoform X2, with translation MAKQSVYPNKEHEGIAHNSSGPWWSLFGSQYGESCGQMKPFSLEIPNYVDQIDTGKQSARGAENISGKGHTTQFTIFPDDCKMPCGAQKPQAAISLQSPLADTNTRFELGFNQPMICAKYPYMDQIYGLFSPYGPQISGRIMLPLSMTSDDGPIYVNAKQYHGIIRRRQSRAKAVLDNKLTKRRKPYMHESRHLHAMRRPRGCGGRFLNTKNSDDQNDKSGNKVIKALGEQLQSCGSQSSEVLQSEVGTLNSSKETNGSSPNISGSEVTSMYSRGGLDSFAISHLGSAVTVHSLVDMIDGGRGMNMIMPPKWVAAVGGNCCNLNA
- the LOC107471350 gene encoding nuclear transcription factor Y subunit A-10 isoform X1; amino-acid sequence: MLLLLLGAIYASCMLFCIWKSSFGSIRTVYMAKQSVYPNKEHEGIAHNSSGPWWSLFGSQYGESCGQMKPFSLEIPNYVDQIDTGKQSARGAENISGKGHTTQFTIFPDDCKMPCGAQKPQAAISLQSPLADTNTRFELGFNQPMICAKYPYMDQIYGLFSPYGPQISGRIMLPLSMTSDDGPIYVNAKQYHGIIRRRQSRAKAVLDNKLTKRRKPYMHESRHLHAMRRPRGCGGRFLNTKNSDDQNDKSGNKVIKALGEQLQSCGSQSSEVLQSEVGTLNSSKETNGSSPNISGSEVTSMYSRGGLDSFAISHLGSAVTVHSLVDMIDGGRGMNMIMPPKWVAAVGGNCCNLNA